A DNA window from Aureibaculum sp. 2308TA14-22 contains the following coding sequences:
- a CDS encoding TlpA family protein disulfide reductase, which yields MQFNKKTLYNILFFGFIIFLFTPFSLGFRAKFNQGFAYVKTLVFSPSVDKPEERIALDTYDLSLKGIVAANDINLESLKGKVVFINYWATWCPPCIAEMPMINSLYGDYKNKMVFLFITTDSKGKVEKFYTKNDYDFPTYNQLSKPPKQIEVSTIPTTFILDKNGKIALSEYTAANWNSEKVRQLLDDLIEEK from the coding sequence ATGCAGTTTAACAAAAAGACACTATATAATATCTTATTTTTTGGATTTATAATTTTCCTTTTTACACCTTTTAGTTTGGGTTTCAGAGCAAAGTTTAATCAAGGTTTTGCTTATGTAAAAACATTGGTGTTTTCACCATCAGTTGATAAACCAGAAGAAAGAATAGCTTTAGATACTTATGACTTAAGCTTAAAAGGTATTGTTGCCGCCAATGATATAAATTTGGAGTCTTTAAAAGGTAAGGTAGTTTTCATAAACTATTGGGCAACTTGGTGTCCGCCTTGTATCGCAGAAATGCCTATGATAAATAGTTTGTATGGAGATTATAAAAATAAAATGGTATTCCTTTTTATAACAACCGATAGTAAAGGTAAAGTGGAGAAATTTTATACTAAGAACGATTACGATTTCCCTACATACAATCAGTTGTCAAAACCACCAAAGCAAATAGAAGTATCAACTATTCCAACAACTTTTATCTTGGACAAAAACGGAAAAATTGCCTTATCTGAATATACTGCTGCAAATTGGAACAGTGAAAAAGTTAGGCAATTATTAGA
- a CDS encoding anti-sigma factor, with translation MTRKKLFLALATFSLLFTSCDNDDDNVPSKKNLTVNITGLEGLGSDYVYEGWIIVNGAPVSTGTFSDVTTGQTFSVDATQLDAATKFVLSIEPAGETGTAAATPSDTKLVIGDFSGNSASVSVGTVGDFTTATPAGKFFLRSPTDEATGNNGNDESGIWFGTPGAPPSPAFTLPALEAGWKYEGWVVVDGQGPLSTGTFTAFDVADENAGDATSFSGTENAGPPIPGEDFFNNAPSGFTFPLDIRGKTVVISVEPSPDNSPTPFLLKPLKGTAGNDTAPTAYDLAFDNASFPSGTVTR, from the coding sequence ATGACAAGAAAAAAATTATTTTTAGCATTAGCAACTTTTAGTTTGCTATTTACATCATGTGACAATGATGATGACAATGTACCTTCCAAGAAAAATTTAACAGTTAACATAACTGGTCTGGAAGGCTTAGGTTCAGATTATGTTTATGAAGGTTGGATAATTGTAAATGGTGCTCCTGTAAGTACTGGTACTTTTTCAGACGTAACCACTGGTCAAACTTTTTCTGTAGATGCTACGCAATTAGATGCGGCTACCAAATTTGTTTTAAGTATTGAACCAGCTGGAGAAACTGGAACAGCTGCTGCCACTCCTTCTGATACTAAATTGGTTATAGGGGATTTTTCAGGTAACAGTGCATCAGTTTCTGTTGGTACTGTCGGAGATTTTACAACGGCTACACCAGCAGGAAAATTCTTTTTAAGATCTCCAACTGATGAAGCAACAGGCAATAATGGTAATGACGAAAGTGGAATTTGGTTTGGCACTCCAGGAGCACCACCATCTCCAGCGTTTACATTGCCGGCACTTGAAGCAGGCTGGAAGTATGAAGGCTGGGTAGTTGTTGATGGACAAGGACCTTTATCTACTGGAACGTTTACAGCTTTTGATGTAGCTGACGAAAATGCTGGTGACGCTACTTCTTTCAGTGGAACTGAAAATGCAGGACCACCAATTCCTGGTGAAGACTTTTTTAATAATGCTCCTAGCGGATTTACATTCCCATTGGATATTAGAGGAAAAACAGTTGTAATTTCTGTTGAACCATCACCAGATAATTCACCAACACCTTTCTTATTAAAACCTTTAAAAGGTACTGCAGGGAATGATACCGCTCCAACTGCTTATGATTTGGCTTTTGATAACGCTTCGTTTCCTTCAGGAACTGTAACAAGATAG
- a CDS encoding Crp/Fnr family transcriptional regulator, whose product MNTNVWFFDDVNLFKILCPHKYPAYTKDHKLSTYKKSDYIYFEEDSANKIYLIDKGKVKIGHYTEDGEEIISAILTRGEIFGEKAILGDDKRNEFAQSIDNTTSICPVSKDTLFELMRDNISVSLKIYKFIGFRVKKLERRIQLLLFKDTKTRLLEFLDELCEDYGYDCETTGDKVIHHPYTQKDIASLIGTSRPTLNIILNELKNEKFLSFHRKEIRILKKVA is encoded by the coding sequence ATGAATACTAATGTTTGGTTTTTTGATGATGTAAACCTCTTTAAAATTTTATGTCCGCATAAATATCCTGCATATACTAAAGATCATAAACTAAGTACATATAAAAAAAGCGATTATATTTATTTTGAGGAAGACTCAGCCAATAAAATTTATCTAATTGATAAAGGAAAGGTTAAAATTGGTCATTATACCGAAGATGGAGAAGAAATTATCAGTGCTATTTTAACCAGAGGAGAAATTTTTGGAGAAAAAGCTATTTTAGGAGATGATAAAAGAAATGAATTTGCACAGTCTATTGATAATACTACTTCTATTTGTCCAGTATCAAAAGATACGCTCTTCGAATTAATGAGGGATAACATATCAGTTAGTCTTAAAATTTATAAGTTTATTGGTTTTCGTGTAAAGAAATTAGAGCGTAGAATTCAATTATTGCTGTTTAAAGATACTAAAACTAGGCTATTAGAGTTTTTAGACGAGCTTTGCGAAGATTATGGATATGATTGTGAAACTACTGGAGATAAAGTTATTCATCACCCCTATACACAAAAAGATATTGCTTCGTTAATTGGCACTTCAAGACCTACGCTTAATATTATTCTTAATGAATTAAAAAATGAAAAATTCTTAAGTTTTCATAGAAAAGAAATAAGAATTTTAAAAAAAGTTGCCTAA
- the dnaJ gene encoding molecular chaperone DnaJ — MKEDYYKILGVDKSASSAEIKKAYRKMAIKYHPDKNPDDKTAEENFKKAAEAYEILGNPDKKARYDQFGHSAFEGGQGGFGGGGMNMEDIFSQFGDIFGGAFGGGGGFSGFGGGGRSRGGTRVKGSNLRIRVKLTLEEIVNGVEKKVKVKRLVKAKGVTYKTCNTCNGQGQVTRVTNTILGRMQTATTCPTCQGAGEMIDSRPSGSNAQGLVEKEESVSIKIPPGVVDGVQLKVSGKGNEAPGNSVSGDLLVVIQEIPHDKLKREGNNLHYDMYISIPEAVLGESKEIDTLTGKVRIKIEAGTQSGKILRLRGKGLPSLEGYGKGDLLIHVNVWTPKSLSKDQKAFFETMKDDEHFAPIPTNSDKSFFEKVKDMFS, encoded by the coding sequence ATGAAAGAAGATTATTACAAAATACTAGGTGTAGATAAAAGTGCATCAAGTGCTGAAATAAAAAAAGCATATCGTAAGATGGCTATTAAATATCATCCTGATAAAAATCCGGATGATAAAACTGCTGAGGAAAACTTTAAAAAAGCTGCTGAAGCTTATGAAATTTTAGGTAATCCCGATAAAAAAGCTCGTTATGATCAATTTGGGCATTCTGCTTTTGAAGGCGGTCAAGGTGGTTTTGGTGGTGGCGGTATGAATATGGAAGATATCTTTAGCCAATTTGGCGATATTTTTGGAGGTGCTTTTGGTGGCGGTGGTGGATTTTCAGGTTTTGGCGGTGGCGGTAGAAGTAGAGGCGGAACTAGAGTAAAAGGTAGTAATCTCAGAATTCGTGTAAAATTAACATTAGAAGAAATTGTTAATGGTGTTGAGAAAAAGGTAAAAGTAAAACGTTTGGTTAAAGCCAAAGGAGTTACTTATAAAACCTGTAATACATGCAATGGCCAGGGTCAGGTTACTAGAGTTACCAATACTATTTTAGGAAGAATGCAGACTGCTACTACTTGTCCCACCTGCCAAGGTGCCGGTGAAATGATTGATAGTAGGCCAAGCGGTTCTAATGCACAAGGTTTAGTGGAAAAAGAAGAAAGTGTTTCTATTAAAATTCCACCAGGTGTTGTTGATGGTGTACAATTAAAAGTATCAGGAAAAGGTAACGAAGCACCAGGTAATAGCGTTTCTGGAGACTTACTTGTGGTTATTCAAGAAATTCCGCATGACAAGTTAAAACGCGAAGGAAATAATTTGCATTATGATATGTATATAAGTATTCCTGAAGCTGTTTTAGGGGAAAGTAAAGAAATTGATACTTTAACAGGCAAGGTCAGAATTAAAATTGAAGCAGGTACGCAGTCTGGTAAAATATTACGTTTACGAGGTAAAGGATTACCAAGTTTGGAAGGATACGGTAAAGGCGATTTATTAATTCATGTAAACGTTTGGACACCCAAAAGTCTATCTAAAGACCAAAAAGCGTTTTTTGAAACAATGAAAGATGACGAACATTTTGCTCCGATTCCTACAAACTCTGATAAATCATTTTTTGAAAAGGTTAAGGATATGTTTTCTTGA
- a CDS encoding nucleotide exchange factor GrpE — MSTEEKKNQEDIQDTEQLQEEQAEANENIEQEEEKPTTEELIQQEKDKYLRLFAEFENYKKRTSRERIELFKTANQEVMTALLPVLDDFERALTHIEDDKEAEELRKGVLLIYQKLVKTLEQKGLAKMKVKKGDKFDAEIHEAITQIPAPSKKLKGKVIDVTEKGYKLGEKIIRYPKVVIGQ; from the coding sequence ATGAGTACTGAAGAAAAGAAAAACCAAGAAGATATACAAGATACTGAGCAATTACAAGAGGAACAGGCTGAAGCCAATGAAAATATTGAGCAAGAGGAGGAAAAGCCAACAACCGAAGAATTGATCCAACAAGAGAAGGACAAGTATTTACGTTTGTTTGCTGAGTTTGAAAATTATAAAAAAAGAACTTCAAGAGAAAGAATAGAATTGTTTAAAACTGCCAATCAAGAAGTAATGACAGCCTTATTGCCGGTTTTAGATGATTTTGAACGTGCCTTAACACATATTGAAGATGATAAAGAGGCAGAAGAATTACGCAAAGGAGTGTTATTAATTTATCAAAAGTTGGTAAAAACGTTGGAGCAAAAAGGATTGGCAAAAATGAAAGTGAAAAAAGGAGATAAATTTGATGCTGAAATACATGAAGCTATTACTCAAATACCCGCTCCTTCAAAAAAATTAAAAGGTAAAGTTATTGACGTAACTGAGAAAGGTTACAAATTGGGAGAGAAGATTATTCGTTATCCTAAGGTTGTTATAGGGCAATAA
- the murA gene encoding UDP-N-acetylglucosamine 1-carboxyvinyltransferase: MGTFKIEGGHKLKGEITPQGAKNEALQILCAVLLTPEKVTISNIPDIVDVNKLINLLENFGVKIQKNGQGSYTFQADDINLKYLESERFRVDGAGLRGSIMIVGPLLARFGKGYIPKPGGDKIGRRRLDTHFEGFMKLGAKFRFNKEDHFYGVEAKTLKGAYMLLDEASVTGTANIVMAAVLAEGKTTIYNAACEPYLQQLCKMLNRMGAKITGLGSNMLHIEGVKSLGGTTHKMLPDMIEIGSWIGLAAMTKSELTIKGVSWDDLGVIPNVFRKLGITVERQGEDIHIPEHKDGYTVQNYIDGSILTVSDAPWPGFTPDLLSIILTVATQANGSLLIHQKMFESRLFFVDKLIDMGAKIILCDPHRATVIGHNFESDLKATTMTSPDIRAGVSLLIAALSAKGTSTIHNIEQIDRGYERIDERLQAIGAKIIRVE; the protein is encoded by the coding sequence ATGGGTACTTTTAAAATAGAAGGCGGTCATAAACTAAAGGGGGAGATTACACCTCAAGGTGCAAAAAATGAAGCTTTACAGATTTTATGTGCAGTATTATTAACACCAGAAAAAGTTACAATTTCTAATATTCCAGATATTGTTGATGTAAACAAGTTGATCAATTTATTAGAAAATTTTGGTGTAAAAATTCAAAAGAACGGACAAGGTTCATACACTTTTCAAGCGGATGATATTAATTTAAAATACTTGGAATCTGAACGATTTAGGGTTGATGGTGCAGGATTACGTGGTTCAATAATGATTGTAGGCCCTCTGCTAGCTCGTTTTGGTAAGGGCTATATACCTAAACCCGGTGGTGACAAAATAGGGAGAAGACGTTTAGATACACACTTTGAAGGTTTTATGAAGCTGGGAGCAAAGTTCCGTTTTAATAAAGAAGATCATTTTTATGGTGTTGAAGCTAAAACACTGAAAGGTGCTTATATGCTTTTGGATGAAGCCTCTGTAACAGGAACGGCAAACATAGTTATGGCAGCGGTATTAGCAGAAGGAAAAACTACAATTTATAATGCAGCGTGTGAACCTTATTTACAGCAATTATGTAAAATGTTGAATAGGATGGGAGCCAAAATTACAGGTTTAGGTTCTAATATGTTACATATTGAAGGTGTAAAATCTTTAGGAGGTACAACTCATAAAATGCTACCAGATATGATTGAAATTGGTAGTTGGATTGGTCTTGCTGCTATGACAAAAAGTGAGCTTACAATAAAAGGTGTAAGTTGGGATGACTTAGGTGTAATACCTAACGTTTTTAGAAAATTAGGAATTACTGTCGAGCGTCAAGGCGAAGATATTCATATACCTGAGCATAAAGATGGTTACACAGTACAAAATTATATTGATGGATCGATTCTTACGGTTTCTGATGCACCATGGCCTGGATTTACACCAGATTTATTAAGTATTATTTTGACTGTGGCTACACAAGCAAACGGTAGTTTACTAATCCATCAAAAAATGTTCGAAAGTCGTTTGTTCTTTGTCGATAAACTAATAGATATGGGTGCAAAAATTATTTTATGTGATCCGCACCGTGCTACTGTAATCGGGCATAACTTTGAATCTGATCTTAAAGCAACTACAATGACTTCTCCAGATATTAGAGCTGGGGTTTCCTTGTTAATTGCCGCACTTTCGGCAAAAGGTACTTCGACCATCCATAATATTGAACAAATTGATAGAGGTTACGAACGTATCGATGAGCGTTTACAAGCTATTGGAGCTAAAATTATCAGAGTAGAATAG
- a CDS encoding DUF4290 domain-containing protein, giving the protein MIDYDLEYNSEREHLIIPEYGRHVQKLVNHCVQLEPKEKRNEMANAIIDVMGNLQPHLRDVPDFKHKLWDQLFIMSDFKLDADSPYPTPSKEELSAHPEKLNYPKSASKYKFYGHNIQTMIDTALTWEDGELKEALVFTIANHMKKCYLNWNKDTVEDIIIFKHLKELSGGKIDLSIEDETLSESKNLLRKKPSNKSKNKNNSNKGRRKR; this is encoded by the coding sequence ATGATTGATTACGATTTAGAATACAATTCAGAACGAGAACATTTAATTATACCAGAATATGGAAGACATGTTCAAAAATTGGTTAATCATTGTGTTCAATTAGAACCAAAAGAGAAACGTAACGAGATGGCAAATGCCATTATAGATGTCATGGGTAACTTACAGCCGCATTTAAGAGATGTACCCGATTTCAAACACAAATTATGGGATCAGCTTTTTATAATGTCCGATTTTAAATTGGATGCGGACTCACCTTATCCCACACCTTCAAAAGAAGAACTTTCTGCCCATCCTGAAAAGTTAAATTATCCAAAATCGGCTTCAAAATACAAGTTTTATGGTCATAATATTCAGACTATGATAGATACGGCGTTAACTTGGGAAGATGGTGAACTGAAAGAAGCACTTGTTTTTACTATTGCCAATCATATGAAAAAATGTTACCTCAATTGGAATAAGGATACAGTTGAAGATATAATTATTTTTAAACACTTAAAGGAATTATCTGGAGGGAAAATAGATTTATCAATTGAAGATGAAACATTATCTGAAAGTAAAAATTTATTAAGAAAAAAACCTTCAAATAAAAGTAAGAATAAAAACAATTCAAATAAAGGGCGTAGAAAAAGGTAG
- a CDS encoding ATP-dependent helicase — translation MTNYLNQLNEAQKEAVLHKDGAMIIIAGAGSGKTRVLTYRIAHLMNQGVDAFSILALTFTNKAAREMKNRIARMVGDSEAKNLWMGTFHSVFARILRSEADKLGFPRNFTIYDTQDSVRLILSIIKEMQLDKDRYKPKQVFSRISSFKNSLITVKAYYNNSELQETDKMANRPKIGEIYHQYVERCFKAGAMDFDDLLLRTNELLTRFPDVLAKYQDRFRYIMVDEYQDTNHSQYLIVRALADRFQNICVVGDDSQSIYAFRGANIQNILNFQRDYEEVKIFKLEQNYRSTSNIVQAANSVIDKNKTKLDKEIWTDNVKGEKVKIMRTLSEGEEGRFVANSIFENKMNHQLKNESFAVLYRTNSQSRAIEDALRKKDIKYRIYGGLSFYQRKEIKDVLSYLRLIVNPNDEEALKRVINYPARGVGQTTVERLSVAANHYEKSIFEILESLDKVDIKINGGTKLKLQNFVTMIKSFQIEAQTKNAFEIADFVVKQTKIIKELEKDAAPEAVSRVENVQELLNGVKDFIDEQNEESEDGEERRTDISLAYFLEDVALATDLDNEKDKHVDSVSLMTVHMAKGLEFQYVYIVGLEENLFPSAMSMNTRSELEEERRLFYVALTRAEKQAYLSYAHSRYRWGKLVDCEPSRFLEEIDDKYIDFMVPKVSPNINKFINEDIFGDVPKDKVRFKKPVQRNTIKPKSKQKSTPDTIQISTPKNLKKVSNISQNLFDSNITVGNVVEHTKFGKGEVINLEGVGSNKKAEINFDSVGNKKLLLQFAKLKILG, via the coding sequence GTGACCAATTATCTTAATCAATTAAATGAGGCTCAAAAAGAAGCTGTCTTGCATAAAGACGGTGCTATGATAATTATTGCAGGTGCGGGCTCTGGTAAAACTCGTGTGCTTACCTATCGTATTGCTCATTTAATGAACCAAGGTGTAGATGCATTTAGTATTTTGGCATTGACCTTTACCAACAAGGCAGCCAGAGAAATGAAAAATAGAATTGCCCGAATGGTGGGCGATAGCGAAGCAAAAAATCTATGGATGGGTACGTTCCATTCCGTTTTTGCAAGGATTTTACGCTCAGAGGCAGATAAATTGGGTTTTCCAAGAAATTTTACGATTTACGATACTCAGGATTCTGTTCGTTTGATATTATCTATCATAAAAGAAATGCAATTGGATAAAGACAGGTATAAACCCAAACAGGTGTTCAGCCGTATTTCATCTTTTAAAAATAGCTTGATTACAGTAAAAGCCTATTACAATAATTCTGAATTGCAAGAGACTGATAAAATGGCAAATCGCCCTAAGATTGGCGAAATTTATCATCAATATGTAGAGCGTTGTTTTAAGGCAGGTGCCATGGATTTTGATGACTTATTATTGCGAACTAATGAGCTTTTGACCCGTTTTCCTGATGTGTTGGCAAAATATCAAGATCGATTCAGATACATAATGGTTGACGAGTATCAAGATACCAATCACTCACAATATTTAATTGTCAGAGCCTTGGCAGATCGTTTTCAGAATATTTGTGTAGTCGGAGACGATTCCCAAAGTATTTATGCCTTTAGGGGTGCAAATATTCAAAATATTCTCAATTTTCAACGTGATTACGAAGAAGTCAAGATTTTTAAATTGGAACAAAATTACCGTTCTACAAGCAATATTGTACAGGCTGCCAATAGCGTAATCGATAAAAACAAAACCAAGCTAGATAAGGAAATTTGGACGGACAATGTGAAGGGTGAAAAAGTAAAAATAATGCGGACTCTTTCAGAGGGTGAAGAAGGTCGTTTTGTGGCCAATTCTATTTTTGAGAACAAGATGAACCATCAGCTTAAAAATGAATCCTTTGCCGTTTTATACAGAACAAATTCGCAATCACGTGCTATAGAGGACGCTTTGCGTAAGAAAGACATCAAATACCGAATTTATGGTGGGCTATCCTTTTACCAACGTAAAGAAATTAAAGATGTATTGTCTTATTTACGTTTGATTGTAAATCCGAACGACGAAGAAGCCTTAAAACGTGTAATCAATTATCCCGCTAGGGGTGTTGGGCAAACCACAGTTGAAAGATTAAGTGTAGCTGCGAATCATTATGAGAAATCCATTTTTGAAATACTGGAAAGTCTTGATAAAGTTGATATAAAAATAAATGGAGGTACAAAATTAAAGTTACAGAATTTTGTAACCATGATAAAGAGTTTTCAGATAGAAGCCCAAACAAAAAATGCTTTTGAAATTGCTGATTTTGTGGTAAAACAAACCAAAATAATTAAGGAATTAGAAAAAGACGCCGCACCAGAAGCAGTTAGCAGAGTTGAAAATGTTCAAGAATTATTAAATGGTGTTAAAGATTTTATTGATGAACAAAATGAAGAATCAGAAGATGGTGAAGAACGCAGAACTGATATTTCGTTAGCTTATTTTCTGGAAGATGTTGCTTTAGCAACTGATTTAGATAATGAAAAAGATAAACATGTAGATAGTGTCTCCTTAATGACGGTTCACATGGCAAAGGGATTGGAATTCCAATATGTTTACATTGTTGGTTTAGAGGAAAACTTATTTCCGTCTGCGATGAGTATGAATACACGTAGTGAACTTGAAGAAGAACGACGTTTATTTTATGTAGCCTTGACTAGAGCTGAAAAACAAGCCTATTTATCTTACGCACATTCGCGTTACCGTTGGGGTAAATTAGTGGATTGCGAGCCTAGCCGATTCTTGGAGGAAATTGACGATAAGTATATCGATTTTATGGTACCAAAAGTATCGCCAAATATCAATAAATTTATAAATGAAGATATTTTTGGAGATGTTCCTAAAGATAAAGTTCGGTTTAAAAAACCAGTACAACGAAATACCATAAAGCCAAAATCCAAACAAAAATCAACGCCTGATACAATTCAAATTAGTACTCCAAAAAACCTAAAAAAAGTTAGTAATATCAGTCAAAACTTATTTGATAGTAATATCACCGTGGGTAATGTGGTTGAACATACTAAATTTGGAAAAGGAGAAGTAATTAACCTTGAAGGGGTTGGCTCAAATAAAAAAGCAGAAATAAACTTTGATTCTGTTGGAAATAAAAAATTATTATTGCAATTTGCCAAACTTAAGATTTTAGGGTAA